The Cellulomonas sp. S1-8 genome has a window encoding:
- a CDS encoding PQQ-binding-like beta-propeller repeat protein, translating to MLQVELVEDEVLDQVPRAFGPTRGPGHASPARRPGGRSSGSTTPDVAGAPPSSAGRDGPVAPDAPPPVTPHPRRTRRLLVGTAAAVALAVALAGAQVAVDARERAYLADLARLPGVVAPLDAPPGVRWSGDVADVLATGVRTVDGSSVVGVRTAADGSRTVVAVDVATGEARWEQPAAGPATRPSPDAQPVLQGCQRVPGDGEHVSCLVSDLWRVVELSRWTAVAPTSARLLVLDVVDGSVMSDLVAGSAADGWATASAVLGTSTVLAGTTPGGDVAVRAVDRDGALLWQVVRVGAATGPWTPLSVQRLDDAVAVMTSSEVVVLDGATGEVRRTHTVDESAGGYVTSWDPDAGRLNVVQDGTTTVVRADADVTVHGTPVPTAIDDGSVPGLVLTDDVDLRAWGRDGQALWTAPVPSTWNATVLDGRVHLQTSTSLVTIDARTGDELWRSWEGDQGGAVLTDGRHLFRTVDRDGASSGELDLVALDPADGSQLWRGPLPDDVRDLRALEGTLLARTTSGGPGGSGQVLAVLG from the coding sequence ATGCTCCAGGTGGAGCTGGTCGAGGACGAGGTCCTCGACCAGGTGCCCCGCGCGTTCGGCCCGACGCGGGGTCCCGGTCACGCCTCGCCGGCCCGGCGCCCCGGCGGGAGATCGTCGGGCAGCACCACGCCCGACGTCGCCGGTGCGCCACCCTCGTCCGCCGGGCGCGACGGACCCGTCGCACCCGACGCACCCCCTCCCGTCACCCCCCACCCGCGACGCACCCGCCGCCTCCTGGTCGGCACCGCCGCCGCCGTGGCACTCGCCGTCGCCCTCGCGGGCGCCCAGGTGGCGGTCGACGCGCGGGAGCGCGCATACCTCGCCGACCTGGCGCGCCTGCCCGGCGTCGTCGCACCGCTCGACGCACCGCCCGGGGTCCGCTGGTCGGGCGACGTCGCGGACGTGCTGGCGACGGGGGTGCGCACGGTCGACGGGTCGAGCGTCGTGGGTGTGCGGACCGCGGCGGACGGGTCCCGGACCGTCGTCGCCGTCGACGTCGCGACGGGCGAGGCACGGTGGGAGCAGCCCGCCGCCGGCCCGGCGACCCGCCCGTCGCCCGACGCGCAGCCGGTGCTGCAGGGCTGCCAGCGCGTCCCGGGCGACGGCGAGCACGTGTCATGCCTGGTCAGCGACCTGTGGCGGGTCGTGGAACTGAGCCGGTGGACGGCGGTGGCGCCGACGTCGGCACGGCTGCTGGTGCTGGACGTCGTCGACGGCTCGGTGATGTCGGACCTCGTTGCGGGCTCGGCGGCCGACGGCTGGGCGACGGCCTCCGCGGTCCTGGGCACGTCGACCGTCCTGGCAGGGACGACGCCCGGCGGGGACGTCGCGGTCCGCGCGGTGGACCGCGACGGCGCGCTCCTGTGGCAGGTGGTCCGCGTGGGCGCGGCGACGGGCCCGTGGACGCCGCTGAGCGTCCAGCGTCTCGATGACGCCGTGGCCGTGATGACGTCGTCCGAGGTCGTCGTGCTCGACGGTGCGACGGGCGAGGTGCGCCGCACCCACACGGTCGACGAGTCCGCAGGCGGGTACGTCACGTCGTGGGACCCCGACGCCGGACGGCTGAACGTCGTGCAGGACGGGACGACGACCGTGGTGCGCGCCGACGCCGACGTCACGGTGCACGGGACCCCCGTCCCCACGGCGATCGACGACGGCAGCGTGCCCGGGCTCGTGCTCACCGACGACGTCGACCTGCGTGCCTGGGGCCGCGACGGGCAGGCGCTGTGGACGGCGCCCGTGCCGTCGACGTGGAACGCGACGGTCCTCGACGGACGGGTCCACCTGCAGACGTCGACGTCGCTGGTCACCATCGACGCGCGCACCGGCGACGAGCTGTGGCGCTCGTGGGAGGGCGACCAGGGCGGCGCGGTGCTGACCGACGGCCGGCACCTGTTCCGGACCGTCGACCGTGACGGCGCGTCGTCGGGGGAGCTCGACCTCGTCGCGCTGGACCCGGCGGACGGCTCGCAGCTGTGGCGCGGTCCGCTCCCGGACGACGTGCGGGACCTGCGCGCCCTCGAGGGGACGCTGCTCGCGCGGACGACCTCGGGGGGTCCGGGCGGCTCGGGGCAGGTCCTCGCCGTCCTGGGCTGA
- a CDS encoding LPXTG cell wall anchor domain-containing protein translates to MNRRTPLILLSVAALTVLPAATATAGGNHGSGKPGHSAGSDRGKPDKGRPTPALSGDLCGGKRAGAVIGWNDYTCEQATGYFLYEKLDASKSASFSNSGPQHRVALHDVWAWPTADRSARHGASRALPKNPQIIPLELDDADVAAVCAEPDAYGLQVDLIGDGIAGRGLDVPSIMPTAITPPDGGFPTDFTLAFYGHYDVSGLVDVDALCAEDEVLPTPTPEPTVTSTPTPTPEPTVTPTPTPEPSESPTPSPSPEPSESPTPTPTESSTPTPTPSPTAEVDDEPEATPTPTPSPSPSETSEVLPAPADTPTPTASSTPAPSPAPSSAPSPTATERAEVLAAVEDDNTLAATGTQAVMGLLAAIAAIAGGAALVLARRRHRTDS, encoded by the coding sequence GTGAACCGCCGAACACCCCTCATTCTCCTGTCCGTCGCAGCCCTCACCGTGCTGCCCGCAGCGACCGCCACCGCCGGCGGCAACCACGGCTCCGGGAAGCCCGGCCACTCGGCCGGGTCCGACCGCGGCAAGCCCGACAAGGGCCGTCCCACGCCCGCCCTGAGCGGTGACCTGTGCGGCGGCAAGCGCGCCGGCGCCGTCATCGGGTGGAACGACTACACCTGCGAGCAGGCGACCGGGTACTTCCTGTACGAGAAGCTCGACGCGAGCAAGTCGGCGTCCTTCTCCAACAGCGGCCCGCAGCACCGTGTCGCCCTGCACGACGTGTGGGCCTGGCCCACGGCCGACCGCTCGGCGCGCCACGGTGCGTCGCGTGCGCTGCCGAAGAACCCGCAGATCATCCCGCTGGAGCTCGACGACGCCGACGTCGCCGCGGTCTGCGCGGAGCCCGACGCGTACGGCCTGCAGGTCGACCTCATCGGCGACGGCATCGCGGGACGCGGGCTCGACGTCCCGTCGATCATGCCGACCGCGATCACGCCGCCCGACGGCGGGTTCCCCACCGACTTCACGCTGGCGTTCTACGGGCACTACGACGTGAGCGGTCTGGTCGACGTCGACGCGCTGTGCGCCGAGGACGAGGTCCTCCCGACGCCGACGCCGGAGCCGACGGTCACGTCGACACCGACACCGACGCCCGAGCCGACGGTCACCCCGACGCCGACGCCGGAGCCGTCGGAGTCGCCCACGCCGAGCCCGTCGCCGGAGCCGTCGGAGTCGCCCACCCCGACGCCGACCGAGTCGTCCACCCCGACCCCGACCCCGTCGCCGACCGCCGAGGTCGACGACGAGCCCGAGGCCACGCCGACGCCCACCCCGTCGCCGTCCCCGTCGGAGACCAGCGAGGTGCTGCCGGCACCGGCGGACACGCCGACGCCCACCGCGAGCAGCACGCCCGCGCCGTCGCCGGCCCCCTCGTCCGCCCCGTCGCCCACCGCGACGGAGCGCGCCGAGGTGCTCGCCGCCGTCGAGGACGACAACACGCTCGCCGCGACCGGCACGCAGGCCGTGATGGGTCTGCTCGCCGCCATCGCCGCCATCGCCGGCGGTGCCGCACTCGTCCTGGCACGTCGCCGCCACCGCACCGACAGCTGA
- a CDS encoding TetR/AcrR family transcriptional regulator translates to MNIAGGAHRSADERRAQLLDAAVEVLREHGLPGLTTRAVTSRAGVPHGIFHYVFGSKAALVRALIDRELTGAAAAWGAAVATDDVETALRQALRAQLDIVRADPAHQAVVAALIRAARDDAGVSAAAWERRQYLAEIERQLATWSQHGGVTWAGDAEHVAALVLSATDGVIQTWVVDHDDARAEGSLDLLARAVASLATSA, encoded by the coding sequence GTGAACATCGCGGGAGGCGCTCACCGCTCCGCCGACGAACGACGGGCACAGCTGCTCGACGCGGCGGTCGAGGTGCTGCGCGAGCACGGCCTGCCGGGCCTGACGACGCGGGCCGTCACGTCGCGCGCGGGGGTGCCGCACGGGATCTTCCACTACGTGTTCGGGTCGAAGGCCGCGCTGGTCCGCGCGCTGATCGACCGCGAGCTCACGGGCGCCGCCGCCGCGTGGGGTGCCGCGGTGGCGACGGACGACGTCGAGACGGCGCTGCGCCAGGCCCTGCGCGCGCAGCTCGACATCGTGCGTGCCGACCCCGCCCACCAGGCGGTCGTGGCCGCGCTCATCCGGGCGGCCCGCGACGACGCGGGAGTCAGCGCCGCCGCGTGGGAACGCCGCCAGTACCTGGCCGAGATCGAGCGGCAGCTCGCCACCTGGTCGCAGCACGGCGGCGTGACGTGGGCCGGCGACGCCGAGCACGTCGCGGCCCTGGTCCTGTCGGCGACCGACGGTGTCATCCAGACCTGGGTCGTCGACCACGACGACGCCCGCGCCGAGGGGTCGCTGGACCTGCTCGCCCGCGCCGTCGCGTCGCTGGCGACATCTGCCTGA
- a CDS encoding GNAT family N-acetyltransferase — MIVVAPAARSDLHAAVAVLAAAFEHDPVTGAVVGGPPTDRLERTHHLFTGLLRPALADGTVDVARYAGDPDILGVAIWEAPGAVTSIVRLAAQLPSFWRACGPDGVLRAATIKHAIDRHRPRRPHWYLQEIGVAVRARGMGVGGALLEARLADVDASDAPAYLESSTERNRRLYRRHGFVDVAPVRGVTAAPMSMWRSSLSERSARTEPTPDPTV, encoded by the coding sequence TTGATCGTCGTCGCACCCGCTGCGCGCTCCGACCTCCACGCCGCGGTCGCCGTGCTCGCCGCGGCCTTCGAGCACGACCCCGTGACCGGCGCGGTCGTCGGCGGTCCGCCCACCGACCGGCTCGAGCGCACCCACCACCTCTTCACCGGTCTGCTGCGCCCGGCGCTCGCCGACGGCACCGTCGACGTCGCGCGGTACGCGGGGGACCCCGACATCCTCGGCGTCGCGATCTGGGAGGCGCCCGGCGCCGTGACGAGCATCGTGCGGCTCGCCGCCCAGCTGCCGTCGTTCTGGCGCGCCTGCGGCCCCGACGGCGTCCTGCGCGCCGCCACCATCAAGCACGCGATCGACCGCCACCGCCCCCGCCGCCCGCACTGGTACCTCCAGGAGATCGGCGTGGCCGTGCGCGCGCGCGGCATGGGGGTCGGCGGTGCGCTGCTCGAGGCACGCCTCGCCGACGTCGACGCGAGCGACGCGCCCGCCTACCTCGAGTCGTCCACCGAGCGGAACCGCCGCCTGTACCGGCGCCACGGCTTCGTCGACGTCGCCCCCGTGCGCGGCGTCACCGCGGCACCCATGTCGATGTGGCGGTCGTCCCTCTCGGAGCGGTCGGCCCGGACCGAGCCGACGCCCGACCCCACCGTCTGA
- a CDS encoding APC family permease, with protein sequence MVGLAAMLGAGVFSVWAPAAQAAGAGLLVGLVVAGAVAWANATSTARLAAAHPVAGGVYAYGRAELGPWWGFTAGWAFVVGKTASCAAMALTFAAYAAPAGWQRPVAVGAVLLLLGVDLLGVTRTARLARVLVVLVLASLTVVAAAGTWADEPAGLPPAGDVLAAGPLGVLQAAGLMFFAFAGYARVATLGEEVRDPARAIPRAIAIALVVVLLVYTIVGIAVLHVLGPEGAAASRAPLADVVAAAGWDTAGPVVRVGAAAGSLGALLALLAGVGRTVLAMAREHDLPGALAAVDARRGTPSRATTAVGLTVAVLVATLDLRGAIGFSSAGVLLYYAVAHVAVLRGGTWRGRAAHAVGTRLAPGTWAVRVLPVAGLLGCLVLVATLPPTAVLAGVGVVAVGVVGRLVLRRR encoded by the coding sequence ATGGTCGGGCTGGCGGCGATGCTCGGCGCGGGCGTGTTCTCCGTGTGGGCGCCCGCCGCGCAGGCCGCCGGTGCAGGTCTGCTGGTCGGGCTCGTCGTCGCCGGGGCCGTCGCGTGGGCCAACGCCACCTCGACGGCCCGGCTCGCGGCCGCGCACCCCGTCGCCGGCGGCGTCTACGCGTACGGCCGCGCCGAGCTCGGGCCGTGGTGGGGGTTCACCGCCGGGTGGGCGTTCGTGGTCGGCAAGACCGCGTCGTGCGCCGCGATGGCCCTGACGTTCGCGGCGTACGCCGCCCCGGCCGGATGGCAGCGGCCCGTGGCGGTCGGTGCCGTGCTGCTGCTCCTCGGTGTGGACCTGCTGGGCGTCACGCGCACCGCGCGCCTCGCACGCGTGCTGGTCGTCCTCGTCCTCGCGTCCCTGACCGTCGTCGCGGCCGCGGGCACCTGGGCCGACGAGCCCGCGGGCCTGCCCCCCGCCGGCGACGTGCTCGCAGCGGGGCCGCTCGGTGTGCTGCAGGCCGCGGGCCTGATGTTCTTCGCGTTCGCGGGGTACGCGCGCGTCGCGACGCTCGGCGAGGAGGTGCGCGACCCCGCGCGGGCGATCCCGCGGGCGATCGCGATCGCGCTGGTCGTCGTCCTGCTGGTCTACACGATCGTCGGGATCGCGGTGCTGCACGTCCTCGGACCGGAGGGCGCCGCCGCGTCGCGGGCGCCGCTCGCCGACGTCGTCGCGGCCGCCGGGTGGGACACCGCCGGACCCGTCGTGCGCGTCGGGGCCGCGGCCGGGAGCCTCGGCGCGCTGCTCGCGCTGCTCGCAGGCGTCGGACGCACCGTGCTCGCGATGGCCCGCGAGCACGACCTGCCCGGCGCGCTCGCGGCCGTCGACGCACGCCGGGGGACCCCGTCCCGCGCGACGACCGCCGTCGGCCTCACGGTCGCCGTGCTGGTGGCGACGCTCGACCTGCGCGGGGCGATCGGGTTCTCGTCCGCGGGGGTGCTGCTGTACTACGCGGTCGCGCACGTCGCCGTGCTGCGGGGCGGGACCTGGCGGGGGCGGGCGGCGCACGCGGTCGGGACGCGCCTCGCCCCGGGCACGTGGGCGGTGCGCGTGCTGCCCGTCGCGGGACTGCTCGGGTGCCTCGTGCTCGTCGCGACGCTGCCGCCCACGGCGGTGCTCGCCGGCGTCGGCGTCGTGGCGGTGGGCGTCGTCGGACGGCTCGTCCTGCGCCGGCGGTGA
- a CDS encoding GNAT family N-acetyltransferase, producing the protein MIVVSAAAPGDLVAAAGVLAEAFVDDPVTGAVVGGSAHDRLERTRHLFLGLLPSAIAHGTVDVARHVDRPEILGVALWEAPDAATSVLRLAARLPSFWRALGPGGLYRGVSTKIAIDRHRPRQPHWYLQEIGVAAAARGQGVGGALIHARLASVDAQDAAAYLESSSERNRRLYRRHDFVEVAVLDGVVGSPTTMWRASASDRSVGLTCRGARPCRPA; encoded by the coding sequence ATGATCGTCGTCTCCGCCGCCGCCCCGGGTGACCTGGTCGCCGCCGCGGGAGTCCTCGCCGAAGCGTTCGTGGACGACCCCGTCACGGGTGCGGTCGTCGGCGGGTCCGCGCACGACCGGCTGGAACGGACGCGCCACCTCTTCCTCGGTCTGCTGCCCTCGGCGATCGCCCACGGCACGGTGGACGTCGCACGGCACGTGGACCGGCCCGAGATCCTGGGCGTCGCGCTCTGGGAGGCGCCCGACGCCGCGACCAGCGTCCTGCGGCTCGCGGCCCGGCTCCCGTCGTTCTGGCGGGCGCTGGGGCCCGGCGGTCTGTACCGCGGCGTCAGCACGAAGATCGCGATCGACCGGCACCGACCACGGCAGCCCCACTGGTACCTGCAGGAGATCGGCGTCGCCGCCGCGGCGCGGGGCCAGGGCGTCGGCGGCGCGCTCATCCACGCGCGCCTGGCGAGCGTCGACGCGCAGGACGCCGCTGCCTACCTCGAGTCGTCGAGCGAGCGGAACCGTCGCCTGTACCGCAGGCACGACTTCGTCGAGGTCGCCGTGCTGGACGGCGTCGTGGGGTCGCCGACGACGATGTGGCGCGCGTCGGCCTCCGATCGCAGCGTCGGCCTGACCTGTCGCGGCGCCCGACCCTGTCGCCCTGCCTGA
- the map gene encoding type I methionyl aminopeptidase → MSLKSPAEIDQMRPAGRFVASVLTSLRAHAQVGMTTNDLDAHARGLIADAGAHSVYLGYHPSFGAMPYPGVLCTSVNDHALHGLPSDRVLVDGDVLSIDFACQVEGWVADSALTFQLGTTTPEAQALIATTEQALAAGIAAAQPGARMGDVSAAIGRIGRQAGYGLNTDFGGHGVGRTMHEDPHVPNDGRPGTGIRLKPGTVIAIEPWFMLGGSGYVIDDDGWTIRSADGALAAHAEHTIAITKRGPVVLTARD, encoded by the coding sequence GTGTCCCTCAAGTCCCCCGCAGAGATCGATCAGATGCGCCCCGCCGGGCGGTTCGTGGCGAGCGTCCTGACGTCGCTGCGCGCGCACGCGCAGGTCGGCATGACGACGAACGACCTGGACGCCCACGCGCGCGGGCTCATCGCCGACGCGGGCGCGCACTCCGTCTACCTGGGCTACCACCCGAGCTTCGGGGCGATGCCGTACCCGGGGGTCCTGTGCACGTCGGTCAACGACCACGCGCTGCACGGGCTGCCGTCCGACCGTGTGCTGGTCGACGGCGACGTCCTGAGCATCGACTTCGCGTGCCAGGTCGAGGGCTGGGTCGCGGACTCCGCGCTGACGTTCCAGCTCGGCACGACGACGCCCGAGGCGCAGGCCCTGATCGCCACGACCGAGCAGGCGCTCGCCGCAGGCATCGCCGCCGCGCAGCCGGGGGCCCGCATGGGTGACGTGTCCGCGGCGATCGGTCGCATCGGCCGGCAGGCGGGGTACGGGCTCAACACCGACTTCGGCGGGCACGGCGTCGGGCGGACGATGCACGAGGACCCGCACGTCCCCAACGACGGCCGCCCCGGCACGGGCATCCGCCTCAAGCCGGGCACGGTCATCGCCATCGAGCCGTGGTTCATGCTCGGCGGCAGCGGCTACGTCATCGACGACGACGGCTGGACCATCCGCAGCGCCGACGGCGCCCTCGCGGCCCACGCAGAGCACACGATCGCGATCACGAAGCGCGGCCCGGTGGTCCTGACGGCCCGCGACTGA
- a CDS encoding DNA polymerase IV: protein MDPAGEQAQRLVAAVRMRDAATVLHLDADAFFAAVEQRDKPSLRGRPVLVGGVGGRGVVSTASYEARRDGARSAMPMARARRLSPAAAVLVPRFAAYAAYSQVIMGVLRELTPAVEPLSIDEAFADLALAPDGVLEPEEAAARVQARVVELTGLTVSVGVARSKLVAKIASDLRKPGGVVVVRPADEDDVLLPLDVRTVPGVGPATQGALERLGVRTVADLRRQPLDTLTMTLGEAHGTGLYLMSRGLDDRPVVTTTERKSAGAERTFAVDLRGRDVVLSAVDDVVDEALQRLERHGGAARTVVAKVRYADFSTVTRSVTFPHPTASDADLRDAARRAVLAAGVVEPVRLLGVAFHALSAHAQLALDLDAHLFDAPRRAVVGEHDHVSGRLASVAGDADDPGPVLPDDAAAGEPLQDLVDDEVARLVEDDARLIGAEKAVVGRPLGGSQVGAPLDETNARPGLDVEHATLGRGWVVHVRGREATVRLETAVTAPARSRVLDLDADPLVLVEPVGVTPPSAVPPELRDDA, encoded by the coding sequence GCTCGTCGGCGGCGTCGGCGGGCGCGGCGTGGTGTCGACCGCGTCGTACGAGGCGCGACGCGACGGCGCCCGGTCCGCGATGCCCATGGCCCGCGCCCGCCGGCTCAGCCCCGCCGCCGCGGTCCTCGTCCCCCGGTTCGCCGCGTACGCCGCGTACTCGCAGGTCATCATGGGGGTGCTGCGCGAGCTGACGCCCGCGGTCGAGCCGCTGTCCATCGACGAGGCGTTCGCGGACCTCGCGCTGGCGCCCGACGGCGTCCTCGAACCCGAGGAGGCCGCGGCCCGGGTGCAGGCCCGCGTCGTCGAGCTCACCGGGCTGACCGTGTCCGTGGGCGTCGCCCGGTCCAAGCTCGTCGCGAAGATCGCGTCCGACCTGCGCAAGCCCGGCGGCGTCGTCGTGGTCCGCCCGGCCGACGAGGACGACGTGCTGCTGCCCCTCGACGTGCGGACCGTCCCGGGCGTCGGACCCGCGACGCAGGGCGCCCTGGAACGGCTCGGCGTCCGGACCGTCGCCGACCTGCGACGTCAACCGCTGGACACCCTGACGATGACGCTCGGCGAGGCGCACGGCACCGGGCTGTACCTCATGTCCCGCGGCCTGGACGACCGGCCCGTCGTCACGACGACCGAGCGCAAGTCCGCCGGCGCCGAACGCACGTTCGCCGTCGACCTGCGCGGGCGCGACGTCGTGCTGTCCGCCGTCGACGACGTCGTCGACGAGGCCCTGCAGCGGCTCGAACGCCACGGCGGTGCCGCGCGCACCGTCGTCGCGAAGGTCCGCTACGCCGACTTCTCGACGGTCACCCGGTCCGTGACGTTCCCGCACCCGACCGCGTCGGACGCCGACCTGCGCGACGCCGCCCGCCGCGCCGTGCTCGCCGCCGGGGTCGTCGAGCCCGTGCGGCTGCTGGGCGTCGCGTTCCACGCGCTGTCCGCGCACGCGCAGCTCGCGCTCGACCTCGACGCGCACCTGTTCGACGCGCCGCGGCGCGCGGTCGTCGGGGAGCACGACCACGTGAGCGGTCGGCTCGCGTCGGTGGCCGGCGACGCGGACGATCCGGGTCCGGTGCTCCCGGACGACGCCGCGGCGGGTGAGCCGTTGCAGGACCTCGTCGACGACGAGGTCGCCCGGCTCGTCGAGGACGACGCACGGCTGATCGGCGCGGAGAAGGCCGTCGTCGGTCGGCCGCTCGGCGGCTCGCAGGTCGGGGCGCCGCTCGACGAGACCAACGCGCGGCCCGGGCTCGACGTGGAGCACGCGACCCTCGGCCGCGGGTGGGTCGTGCACGTGCGCGGCCGGGAGGCGACCGTGCGCCTCGAGACGGCCGTCACCGCGCCGGCCCGCTCACGGGTGCTCGACCTGGACGCCGACCCGCTCGTCCTCGTCGAGCCCGTGGGGGTCACGCCGCCGTCGGCGGTCCCGCCGGAGCTGCGCGACGACGCCTGA